A stretch of Coccidioides posadasii str. Silveira chromosome 2, complete sequence DNA encodes these proteins:
- a CDS encoding uncharacterized protein (EggNog:ENOG410PN6B~COG:S~BUSCO:4406at33183): MATGMKTPELMDFYHVPAREPLTESRGTQMNDEPRGILRLSNELLKEILDHLSRDPDRCISVDHRASLSIESFKKPGPPEPPSLDVRSDIDRFREVCRRFADVGAAHKFNRVVVRFSTSAFQRLDKLSSAPHLARHAKSFTYIIRSFYVEGRDNIPQLLLTANSSKIRIDDHLRRIEEQRKLVRSGEDLASLKRAMKVFTTLQHVKILRVQDEVERDLRQFIERHDNPLDPLVVLDWNPACIRAVQTIGTAILESGSPINRFSGPQISPQAALYLRFAPAEQMSILAGKITCLEIHFDAMRYVNAEMRELSDVFHTLFLAARNMEAVHLGFPSRLPLDLSLEDIFHNVYWPRLRAFGIQAWRLDSDEIINFARRHRKTLRGLRLRDVLLKEGSMWKDVLSMLHDEMEQLEWVSLRRIDYSNAFDEKWATSADISDIQSFPNSDSEEEDIFDGYDGQNGHVDDNMSIGEESDGMSDHNGDDGPRANQIELAPDTTINAPVLQLPPFTNQWEFLSTVSADELDDNGLNVEYRQRKIWEAWVISKARNK; encoded by the exons ATGGCGACGGGGATGAAAACGCCTGAATTGATGGATTTCTATCATGTGC CGGCCCGTGAACCGCTGACAGAATCTAGGGGCACGCAGATGAACGACGAACCACGTGGCATTCTGAGACTCTCCAACGAGCTTCTCAAGGAGATTCTCGACCACCTTTCTCGGGATCCTGACAGGTGTATCAGCGTGGACCATCGCGCATCTCTGTCCATTGAGAGTTTCAAGAAGCCAGGCCCGCCAGAACCCCCGTCCCTTGATGTTCGCAGTGACATCGACCGGTTTAGGGAGGTATGCAGGAGGTTTGCAGACGTTGGAGCCGCCCATAAGTTCAATCGCGTAGTGGTACGATTCTCTACGTCTGCATTTCAAAGGCTAGACAAGCTTTCTAGCGCTCCCCATCTGGCTCGGCATGCGAAGAGCTTTACATACATCATTCGGTCCTTTTACGTGGAAG GACGCGACAATATACCCCAACTGCTGCTAACCGCCAATTCCAGCAAGATCAGAATTGATGATCATCTTCGTAGGATAGAAGAGCAGAGGAAGCTGGTTAGATCGGGCGAAGATCTCGCTTCGTTAAAACGTGCCATGAAGGTATTCACGACGCTTCAACATGTCAAGATCCTGAGAGTGCAAGATGAAGTGGAGCGTGATTTGCGGCAGTTTATTGAAAGGCATGATAATCCTCTGGACCCTTTGGTTGTGCTGGATTGGAACCCGGCTTGCATTCGCGCAGTCCAGACGATCGGTACCGCTATTTTAGAATCCGGGTCCCCCATCAACCGTTTCTCCGGTCCACAGATAAGCCCGCAAGCCGCCCTTTATTTAAGGTTTGCTCCTGCTGAGCAGATGTCGATTCTCGCGGGGAAAATAACGTGCCTTGAGATACACTTCGACGCAATGAGGTACGTAAACGCGGAAATGAGAGAGCTGTCCGATGTCTTCCACACCCTTTTCCTTGCGGCAAGGAATATGGAGGCTGTTCACCTGGGATTTCCATCTCGTCTACCCCTCGATTTATCTCTAGAGGACATATTCCATAATGTTTACTGGCCACGGCTCCGAGCCTTTGGAATCCAAGCGTGGCGACTGGATTCTGATGAGATTATCAATTTCGCCCGTCGTCACCGCAAGACACTACGCGGTCTCCGGCTTCGCGATGTTTTGTTAAAAGAAGGTAGCATGTGGAAAGACGTACTCTCCATGTTGCATGATGAGATGGAGCAACTCGAATGGGTCAGTCTTCGACGAATAGACTACTCGAACGCCTTCGACGAAAAATGGGCCACAAGCGCAGATATCTCCGATATTCAATCCTTCCCGAACTCAGATAGTGAAGAGGAAGATATTTTCGACGGATACGATGGACAGAATGGGCATGTAGACGACAATATGAGCATTGGGGAGGAGTCCGATGGAATGAGCGACCACAACGGCGATGATGGTCCGCGAGCAAATCAAATTGAGCTGGCTCCCGACACAACCATTAATGCGCCAGTCCTGCAGCTACCGCCGTTCACAAACCAATGGGAATTCTTATCTACCGTATCGGCTGACGAACTTGATGACAATGGGCTGAATGTGGAGTATAGACAGCGAAAGATCTGGGAGGCTTGGGTTATTTCAAAAGCGAGGAACAAATGA
- a CDS encoding uncharacterized protein (EggNog:ENOG410PNHE~COG:H~BUSCO:9414at33183), whose product MAGDGNNLRHEALLLLPGATFPSFAALKLAYEQAISTALLALSSCVKGSRRSAILDIAVAVSGLSLPDAELRTKSFDRLQRLLASIYRLVGVVGVKRSVDLDGPGGVDARIFFVDCTHGKPIESQTSGPPQIGPVVDLASLAAAGRSWEHIYSVDSPQGDEFLRDLREAIAPNLGNQLKIRKLPGTSGAQSLALHVDRTTTHSTLHYSVAVGGTFDHLHTGHKLLLTATVLPLDPYVAQSPQKRRIVTIGITGDEMLVNKKYAEFLESWEERWRGVWEFLQSVVDFSSPSDRSQTKFERISDPGPNGQRVIVLVGSSLEFRFVQIADPFGPTITDEDITALVVSKETRSGGKSVNDEREKKGWATLEVFEVDVLDLSEAEAGTGETSAENFESKISSTEIRRRPSVFAALFSLRRRDFLHGVHTYRVGSPLQIKQSSKPHTNDRECNRCLMESLLRHDNEPLWMPHWPSPAVTGMLESFRYRLFMQDVQRWQDNRLENTPASFSLAARWDVKELRGSD is encoded by the exons ATGGCCGGAGACGGCAATAACCTTCGCCATGAAGCTCTCCTTCTTTTGCCTGGAGCGACATTTCCTTCGTTTGCTGCCTTGAAACTCGCATACGAACAAGCTATATCCACGGCCCTGTTAGCATTATCCAGCTGTGTGAAGGGATCAAGACGCTCTGCCATACTGGATATAGCTGTTGCGGTCTCTGGCCTCTCTCTTCCGGATGCCGAGCTGAGAACCAAATCGTTTGATCGCCTTCAGCGACTGCTGGCCAGTATTTATAGACTCGTGGGAGTCGTTGGCGTCAAGCGGTCCGTTGACCTCGATGGCCCCGGCGGTGTTGACGCCAGGATCTTCTTCGTGGACTGTACCCACGGGAAGCCAATTGAATCGCAGACTTCCGGCCCGCCTCAGATTGGGCCTGTCGTCGACCTTGCGTCCCTGGCGGCCGCTGGACGCTCCTGGGAACACATTTACTCTGTCGATTCGCCTCAGGGAGACGAGTTCTTACGTGATTTGAGGGAGGCAATAGCGCCCAACTTGGGCAATCAATTGAAGATACGGAAGTTGCCTGGCACGAGTGGCGCACAGTCACTGGCTCTGCACGTTGACAGAACCACGACGCACTCGACTCTACATTATTCCGTCGCCGTCGGGGGCACATTCGACCATCTGCATACCGGGCACAAGCTGCTCCTCACAGCTACGGTCCTCCCTCTGGATCCATATGTCGCCCAATCTCCACAAAAACGGAGAATCGTCACAATCGGAATTACGGGGGATGAGATGCTAGTGAACAAGAAATACGCCGAGTTCTTAGAGTCCTGGGAAGAGCGATGGCGGGGTGTGTGGGAATTTCTACAGTCAGTTGTAGACTTTTCCTCTCCGTCAGACCGCAGTCAGACCAAATTTGAGCGCATTTCGGACCCCGGTCCAAATGGTCAACGCGTTATCGTCCTAGTCGGTTCCAGTTTAGAGTTCAGATTCGTGCAGATCGCCGACCCATTCGGTCCGACCATCACGGATGAGGATATTACGGCTTTGGTTGTCTCCAAAGAAACTCGATCTGGTGGGAAATCCGTCAATGACGAGCGCGAGAAAAAGGGCTGGGCCACGCTAGAAGTTTTCGAAGTCGATGTTCTGGACCTGAGTGAAGCAGAGGCAGGAACGGGCGAGACGTCTGCAGAGAATTTTGAATCAAAGATCAGCAGCACTGAGATTCGAAGACGTC CCTCCGTCTTCGCTGCACTATTTTCACTCAGGCGTAGGGATTTCTTGCATGGCGTCCACACCTATCGTGTCGGCTCGCCTCTGCAGATTAAACAAAGCTCAAAACCCCACACGAATGATCGAGAATGCAATAGGTGCCTGATGGAATCCCTTTTGAGACATGACAACGAGCCGCTTTGGATGCCACATTGGCCGAGCCCCGCAGTTACGGGAATGTTGGAGTCCTTCCGATACAGGTTGTTTATGCAGGACGTGCAGCGATGGCAGGACAATCGTCTCGAAAATACTCCTGCTAGTTTCTCCTTGGCAGCAAGGTGGGATGTGAAGGAATTGCGTGGTT CTGATTAA
- a CDS encoding uncharacterized protein (BUSCO:385564at4751~EggNog:ENOG410PFK8~COG:S~BUSCO:5807at33183) produces the protein MADSHGFGGAGRGPTFPRQPEELHIPSANSSLPSNGPRPAQHQFPAPPEYAANHPPTTVGIQASASQPPPQSHPQYSASTGQTNPGNVLPGALQPGNASRSGPISSNTAPTLPTISQQPPASSPSRPALATQPHSYSASSPAAFDQQKYKPFGGSSDGSKYISPTLATYSQGNQYSPLGLADIRSRMDHGMMEDVSGAGQANNADPPISTNCNYMAPWSVYALDWCKWSVPPGTPTAGKVAIGSYLEDNHNYIQILSAQYTPPDRDYPEPDGLPGLEFVKIAEATHSYPVTRILWEPPSSQKQSTDLLATSGDHLRLWSLPSESSQFRHHGSSSINRSTNARPPVQKLSPLALLSNSKSPEHTAPITSLDWNVVSPSLIITSSIDTTCTIWDIPTLTAKTQLIAHDREVYDVRFCANSVDVFVSCGADGSVRMFDLRSLEHSTIIYEPSEKNDKLANPGNLSPSSYPSVWPPPLLRIAASPHDAHLLATFSQDSSVIRILDVRQPGQALLELKGHSAPINCVEWCPARRGTLASGADDSLVLIWDLINQNNAAAISSQTPAGQPHHNSSSGASTMERGPAAAWQCDYEVSNVSWAPHAPSGNVSGWLGVSGGKGLWGVSI, from the exons ATGGCAGACTCTCATGGCTTCGGAGGGGCTGGTCGAGGCCCAACATTTCCCCGACAGCCAGAGGAGCTGCACATCCCATCCGCGAACAGCTCTCTCCCCTCGAATGGCCCACGACCTGCGCAGCATCAATTCCCTGCACCGCCAGAATATGCTGCCAATCATCCTCCGACGACGGTGGGCATCCAAGCTTCCGCCTCCCAACCACCACCGCAATCCCATCCCCAGTATTCCGCGAGCACCGGCCAAACCAACCCCGGGAATGTGTTGCCAGGCGCTCTCCAGCCTGGAAATGCAAGCCGCTCGGGCCCTATATCAAGCAATACCGCCCCTACTTTGCCTACTATCTCGCAACAACCTCCAGCCTCCTCCCCTTCCAGGCCAGCCCTAGCGACCCAGCCGCACTCCTACTCCGCTTCCAGCCCTGCTGCTTTCGATCAGCAAAAGTATAAGCCCTTTGGAGGTTCTTCAGATGGCTCGAAGTACATCTCCCCAACGTTAGCTACGTATTCGCAGGGTAATCAGTATTCACCGTTGGGTTTGGCAGACATTCGGTCACGTATGGACCATGGGATGATGGAGGACGTGAGCGGAGCGGGCCAGGCAAATAATGCAGATCCTCCGATTTCCACGAATTGCAACTATATGGCCCCTTGGAGTGTCTATGCGTTAGACTGGTGTAAATGGTCGGTCCCGCCGGGCACTCCAACCGCCGGAAAGGTGGCTATTGGGAGTTATCTTGAGGACAACCATAATTAC ATCCAAATTTTGAGCGCCCAGTACACGCCACCCGATAGGGACTACCCGGAACCAGATGGCCTACCAGGGCTAGAATTCGTCAAGATCGCCGAAGCAACACATTCTTATCCGGTCACTCGAATACTATGGGAGCCTCCATCATCACAAAAGCAATCTACCGACCTGTTGGCGACCTCCGGGGACCATCTCCGGCTGTGGTCGCTGCCGTCAGAGTCGTCTCAATTTCGCCATCATGGAAGCAGTTCTATTAACCGGTCAACAAATGCCCGACCTCCTGTTCAGAAACTATCGCCCCTTGCTCTGCTGTCCAACTCGAAATCTCCCGAGCATACAGCCCCCATAACATCTCTTGACTGGAATGTAGTCTCCCCAAGCCTCATCATCACATCCAGCATCGATACAACTTGCACAATATGGGATATCCCTACCTTAACCGCCAAAACACAACTCATTGCTCATGACAGGGAGGTTTATGATGTCCGGTTTTGTGCCAATAGCGTCGATGTGTTTGTCAGTTGTGGCGCGGATGGTAGTGTTCGAATGTTTGACTTAAGAAGCCTGGAACACAGCACCATCATCTACGAACCGTCAGAAAAGAATGACAAAT TGGCTAACCCTGGCAATTTGTCTCCATCATCCTATCCAAGTGTTTGGCCCCCGCCATTACTACGAATTGCCG CTTCTCCTCATGATGCACATCTTTTGGCAACGTTTTCTCAAGACTCTAGCGTCATCCGAATACTTGACGTCCGGCAGCCAGGCCAGGCTCTTCTCGAGCTCAAGGGCCATTCCGCGCCAATCAATTGCGTGGAGTGGTGTCCTGCCCGCCGAGGGACTCTTGCTTCGGGTGCCGATGACTCCCTTGTTCTCATATGGGATTTGATAAATCAGAACAATGCGGCTGCAATAAGCTCACAGACGCCAGCTGGCCAGCCACATCATAACAGCTCAAGTGGCGCCTCAACGATGGAGCGCGGACCGGCTGCAGCATGGCAGTGTGATTACGAGGTGTCCAACGTCAGCTGGGCGCCCCATGCCCCTAGTGGCAATGTCTCAGGCTGGTTGGGTGTGTCTGGCGGGAAAGGATTATGGGGTGTATCTATATGA
- the CET1 gene encoding mRNA-capping enzyme subunit beta (EggNog:ENOG410PR9U~COG:A~BUSCO:3743at33183), whose protein sequence is MDLRTIMNSDSAGVPSKPPQAQPPPSPLQPRTREPSPRRASYPNETSPPVHPSHPPEPRVRPPPPPPLQPPLHSPGRSSSYGSAQSPYQHSSASSILSGIPPPPNASSHSQGSQSFLPVARDSFAATSAPLAHPTSSICSPFTPQPLSSGTQQTYFSQARSHSIHSATTPSSVRSFSFPAPREEAGTAQYAELPQSLPYSPNQAGSQPATPLGPPSASLKRPSPHPTRPTSSGLDADHAPLTSPWDRPDQQREQKESVSPILQSQISRQRSSLADQLHKQHLLERDVDRQRTSVSPKTVLGKSGHAAGDLGRVQDRSLQVHSNNEPDRLSWQTSSTTTNNPAPPHESDPTSQSLYPPTTPKTSHPSNSSHPSTVSPTSKQQFRRETDLSFQHQDTPMKITDQPAPPSVASSFVPRKKRKRYHEPPIYAQKAPRTTGTPPAIPTRYKAGSSFPFKPPFPKRETPDDRPVSRNRSMPPRQAPTPQSTRSDVNGNATRSSTAGDSTSSLGPWEPSITGVIPHEEVTKLICDFLFQQVVMRKDIGAGPAGGSATGSGAILEVEAKLGQLVDKNRGERVRLPVLTECIISRDDPSMRIAFESSMTLAQHRSLNNFLNESVKSSMGPGSSRIPITYAHKKERDTFYEISSSALPPIVQHHLNPRHKPKVRVTTDQRTGAILARIIKCRIADLDVYSPRTNLDWRISVNLEMNYEGDINELIPASDAGNFGGRAKSRNKDRMSYRHLAYQIDLTQVATAEANNPPNPQADFEHELEIEISSAEIRRQGDLALAGDPANQYEELIKGFVDNVRVLARAVPGR, encoded by the exons ATGGACTTGCGCACAATCATGAACTCCGACTCCGCGGGGGTCCCGAGCAAACCGCCCCAAGCACAACCTCCACCCTCTCCCTTGCAGCCGCGCACGAGAGAACCCAGCCCTCGCCGAGCGAGTTATCCTAATGAAACATCTCCTCCGGTCCATCCCTCCCATCCACCCGAACCGCGTGTAAggccaccaccgcctccaCCACTGCAGCCTCCTCTTCATTCACCAGGACGATCTTCTTCCTACGGCTCTGCTCAATCGCCATACCAGCATTCTTCCGCCAGCTCAATCCTAAGTGGCATTCCTCCGCCCCCGAACGCCTCATCCCACTCCCAAGGCTCCCAGTCCTTCCTCCCCGTTGCGCGCGACTCCTTTGCGGCCACATCCGCCCCCCTAGCTCACCCCACAAGCTCCATCTGCTCGCCATTTACTCCGCAGCCATTGAGCTCGGGAACACAGCAGACTTACTTCTCCCAGGCCCGCTCTCACTCGATTCATTCCGCCACGACGCCGTCGTCGGTTCGCAGCTTCTCGTTTCCTGCTCCACGCGAGGAAGCCGGAACAGCTCAGTATGCTGAGTTGCCTCAATCTTTGCCATATTCCCCCAACCAAGCAGGCTCGCAGCCGGCGACCCCTCTGGGGCCTCCTTCGGCATCGCTGAAGAGACCGTCCCCTCATCCGACGCGTCCAACTTCTTCAGGGCTTGATGCGGACCATGCACCGTTAACCAGCCCATGGGACAGACCCGATCAGCAAAGGGAGCAAAAGGAATCAGTCTCGCCTATTCTTCAATCGCAGATCTCACGGCAGCGATCATCTCTGGCGGACCAACTGCATAAACAACACTTGCTCGAGCGAGACGTCGATCGCCAGAGGACCAGCGTGAGCCCTAAAACGGTACTCGGAAAATCTGGCCATGCTGCTGGGGACCTTGGGCGTGTTCAAGATCGCTCTTTGCAAGTTCATTCGAACAATGAACCTGACAGGTTATCATGGCAAACATCCAGTACGACAACAAACAATCCGGCACCACCACATGAAAGTGACCCTACATCCCAGTCATTGTATCCACCCACCACCCCTAAAACATCTCATCCTTCAAACTCTAGTCATCCTTCAACCGTATCTCCGACGTCGAAGCAGCAATTTAGGAGAGAGACAGATTTATCGTTTCAGCACCAGGATACACCGATGAAGATAACCGATCAACCGGCTCCTCCCTCAGTTGCCTCTTCGTTTGTACCACGAAAGAAGCGCAAGCGATATCATGAACCTCCAATCTACGCTCAAAAAGCTCCTCGGACTACAGGAACCCCTCCTGCGATTCCAACGAGATATAAGGCCGGCTCTTCTTTTCCGTTCAAACCTCCGTTTCCTAAGCGCGAGACCCCGGATGATCGGCCTGTGTCACGAAACAGGTCTATGCCTCCTCGACAAGCTCCAACACCACAAAGTACTCGATCCGATGTCAATGGAAACGCCACACGATCTAGCACGGCTGGTGACTCTACATCGTCCCTCGGACCGTGGGAGCCCTCGATCACCGGTGTCATTCCGCACGAAGAGGTTACGAAGTTAATATGTGACTTTTTATTCCAACAGGTCGTCATGCGAAAGGACATCGGTGCTGGTCCTGCTGGAGGATCAGCCACAGGATCCGGAGCCATTTTAGAGGTAGAAGCCAAACTTGGACAGCTGGTTGACAAAAATAGAGGCGAGAGAGTACGCCTTCCGGTGCTCACTGAATGCATTATCAGCAGAGATGATCCAAGCATGCGAATCGCCTTCGAAAGCTCCATGACACTG GCTCAACATCGCTCTTTGAACAACTTCCTCAATGAATCCGTCAAATCCTCCATGGGACCTGGTTCATCCCGCATCCCAATTACATATGCACACAAAAAGGAACGTGATACTTTCTATGAAATATCCTCCTCCGCGCTCCCTCCAATCGTCCAGCATCACCTCAATCCCCGCCACAAGCCCAAAGTCCGTGTTACTACAGATCAACGGACAGGAGCGATACTGGCTCGGATTATCAAATGCCGCATTGCAGACCTGGATGTTTATAGCCCGAGAACGAACCTCGATTGGCGGATTAGCGTGAACTTGGAAATGAACTATGAGGGAGACATCAATGAACTCATACCAGCGAGCGACGCGGGTAACTTTGGTGGGAGGGCTAAGTCTAGGAACAAGGATCGCATGAGTTATCGGCATTTAGCATATCAAATTGACCTCACACAGGTTGCCACTGCGGAA GCAAACAATCCTCCAAACCCACAAGCTGATTTTGAGCACGAACTCGAAATCGAAATTTCCTCTGCAGAAATTAGACGACAAGGCGATCTTGCTCTTGCGGGCGACCCAGCTAATCAATACGAGGAACTGATCAAAGGGTTCGTGGATAATGTCAGGGTGCTTGCAAGAGCGGTACCCGGAAGATAA
- a CDS encoding uncharacterized protein (EggNog:ENOG410PIT8~COG:S), whose translation MSSNMGLDTSRDEYNAQHSNLHPRPTVAGPTTNVGSTNLSGLVCNVYKTTGREPHALVGATTTILGDKLYVFGGRMLSRTRPDLTSDLYELDLIRRHWSKLQTTGHVPSPRYFHSVCALGDTKLVCYGGMSPRTTQTSQSSSLSPSGNQESQPEIVVMSDVHILDVPTRTWTRIHTDNTPQGRYAHCAAILPSSAIFTSAQAPLSAIQNNPSSANPHQGTIGVDIDGFGGAEMVVVGGQDSSNHYIEQISVFNLRSLKWTVTTPLDRSCGAYRSVVAPLINTPASQIGESHKESDPTNTESENQGTPLLIYSNYHFLNVKLELQVRLPDGNLIEKTMDTSISPPGLRFPNGGIINGHFVVSGTYLTSSKQEYALWALNLKTLTWGRIDVGGTIFSNGSWNRGVLWNRRSTFVILGHRKRSLVEDYNHRRLNFAHVCMVELEAFGLYENPRRTSPTSGYQSVSAPATPASIQPKFSQQAGGGRQYSSAAQQLGLMAQSFVELSDMELLTIGGERIPVNSHIIARRWGPYFVRLLRESTAVASDSLSDVATVRQPGSSFGNNHSSNKRNSNITITPSISNTSQYSTATTLVNQPGTIANTGRKDSAAALPNLEIPSAHSLTPTSRPRTLYLPHTHLTVQLLVHFLYTSSLPPIDSPLCTPQILCSLLQLARPYQVDGLLEATVERLHQVLDGRNAAAVFNAAAMAAGGGRGTGFTSGPGGTLEVLNGVKLRSDQPGTSSNSQMSAIHSSSDNDGGHADRKSASGRRESSNSASQQRPSNLRINTDLGMRHRAESISSASTVTSASTNTSFSYTDSDMGRQSSSGDGSSRHHAHSRPDRDVWTGGISCVVGLQKRGLRGLMEGRRLRERGAINGGDDRSTPTAGITSNTTYMTSAAPGSAMGI comes from the coding sequence ATGTCATCAAATATGGGCCTTGACACCAGCCGCGATGAATACAACGCCCAGCACTCGAATCTGCACCCAAGGCCTACAGTTGCCGGGCCCACGACCAACGTTGGCTCCACGAACCTGTCGGGGTTGGTATGCAATGTTTATAAAACTACCGGGAGAGAGCCTCACGCGTTAGTAGGCGCCACTACCACTATTCTCGGCGACAAATTATACGTTTTTGGAGGGCGCATGCTATCTAGGACTCGACCAGATTTAACCTCAGATCTCTACGAACTGGATCTGATAAGGCGCCATTGGAGTAAGCTGCAGACTACCGGACATGTGCCGTCACCAAGATATTTTCATAGTGTATGTGCACTAGGTGATACAAAACTCGTTTGCTACGGCGGAATGTCTCCTAGAACCACGCAGACAAGCCAGTCATCAAGTTTATCCCCATCCGGTAACCAGGAATCGCAGCCGGAAATTGTGGTGATGTCCGATGTACATATCTTGGACGTACCGACGCGAACCTGGACTCGCATTCACACCGATAACACACCCCAAGGGAGGTACGCTCATTGTGCGGCTATACTTCCATCGTCGGCTATTTTCACGTCTGCTCAGGCGCCCCTATCCGCCATCCAAAATAATCCATCGTCCGCAAATCCACATCAGGGAACGATCGGAGTAGATATTGATGGCTTTGGGGGGGCAGAGATGGTTGTGGTTGGAGGCCAAGACAGCTCAAATCATTATATTGAACAAATAAGCGTCTTCAACCTGCGCAGCTTGAAGTGGACAGTGACAACACCCCTGGACCGGAGTTGTGGAGCCTACCGAAGCGTCGTCGCGCCACTTATCAATACTCCAGCATCGCAAATCGGAGAAAGTCACAAGGAATCGGACCCGACAAACACAGAATCAGAAAACCAGGGAACTCCTCTCCTGATTTATTCCAATTACCACTTTCTTAATGTCAAACTTGAGCTTCAAGTGCGCCTCCCGGACGGCAATTTAATAGAGAAGACGATGGATACTTCTATTTCACCACCTGGCCTTAGATTCCCGAATGGCGGCATTATCAATGGTCACTTCGTTGTTAGCGGCACGTATTTAACGTCATCGAAACAAGAGTATGCGCTCTGGGCGCTGAACCTAAAAACGTTGACATGGGGACGTATAGATGTGGGTGGAACTATATTCAGCAACGGAAGCTGGAATCGCGGTGTTTTGTGGAACAGAAGGAGCACGTTTGTGATTTTGGGACATAGAAAAAGAAGCCTGGTTGAGGATTACAACCATCGGCGGCTCAATTTTGCCCACGTCTGCATGGTGGAATTGGAGGCTTTTGGACTCTACGAGAATCCGCGGAGGACATCACCGACGTCAGGATATCAGTCAGTGAGCGCTCCCGCAACACCAGCGTCTATTCAACCAAAATTCTCTCAACAAGCTGGCGGTGGCCGACAGTATTCCTCAGCGGCACAGCAGTTGGGTCTCATGGCCCAGTCCTTTGTGGAATTGTCCGATATGGAGCTGCTTACAATTGGCGGCGAACGAATACCCGTCAATTCTCATATCATTGCTCGACGATGGGGCCCCTATTTTGTCCGCCTGCTTCGTGAATCCACAGCTGTTGCTTCAGACAGTCTTTCTGATGTGGCTACCGTTCGCCAGCCGGGCTCTTCTTTTGGCAATAATCACTCCAGCAATAAACGCAATTCGAATATCACAATAACTCCCTCCATCAGCAATACTAGCCAGTATTCCACAGCAACAACCTTGGTTAACCAGCCTGGCACCATTGCCAACACCGGCAGGAAAGACTCTGCTGCCGCGCTTCCTAACCTTGAGATACCCTCCGCTCACTCCCTCACGCCAACTTCACGACCTCGCACCCTCTACCTTCCACACACCCACCTAACCGTCCAACTCCTCGTCCATTTTCTCTACACTTCATCCCTGCCACCTATTGATTCTCCGTTATGTACCCCTCAAATTCTCTGCTCGCTTCTACAGCTAGCTCGACCGTACCAGGTTGATGGATTGCTTGAAGCCACCGTTGAACGTCTCCACCAGGTTCTTGATGGTAGAAATGCGGCCGCAGTATTCAACGCCGCCGCCATGGCCGCCGGAGGTGGACGTGGGACCGGCTTCACAAGTGGTCCTGGTGGGACATTGGAGGTGCTGAACGGTGTCAAATTGCGCTCTGATCAGCCTGGGACTTCTTCAAATTCACAAATGTCTGCAATTCATTCTAGCTCAGATAATGACGGCGGACATGCGGACAGAAAATCTGCGTCTGGTCGTCGCGAgtccagcaactctgcttCCCAGCAACGACCGTCAAATCTTCGAATCAACACCGACCTGGGAATGCGTCATCGCGCGGAATCGATCAGTAGCGCTAGTACCGTTACCTCCGCGTCGACAAATACTAGTTTCAGTTATACTGACTCCGATATGGGCCGCCAATCTAGCAGCGGTGATGGGTCTAGCAGACATCATGCCCACAGCAGGCCGGATAGAGACGTCTGGACGGGAGGAATCAGTTGCGTAGTTGGTCTACAGAAACGTGGGTTGAGGGGGTTAATGGAAGGGCGACGCCTTAGAGAACGAGGTGCGATAAATGGCGGCGATGATCGGAGTACGCCTACGGCTGGTATAACGTCGAATACCACGTATATGACCAGTGCTGCTCCTGGCTCTGCAATGGGAATATGA